The DNA segment TTCGATTTCTTGATTCCACTCCTACGGTTAAGCAAACAACTGAAATTTCATTTAACGAAAAAACGTACTCAACTGTAGGAGATTTCGTGTTTTCTACTTTAGTTCCACCCTTACAGAAATTTTTGTGTAAAGAAGCAGTTTCGCTGCTGACGCCTAATAAAATGTATGTTCATTCGTTTGTTTCTTATCAGGAGGAAGAAGTTAGAGTTCCTATGACTTTTGATGAATTAAGCTTTTCAATTTTTTCAAATGACAAGCAAATTGAGAACAATCGGTTGATTAGCCAATATTATGGACCATACTATTATTCAGTGATAATCAATCTATTTCATCAATTGGTCTTTTTAAAAATTGCTAAAACGTATTCGGAAATAAATATTGATGAGGCAACCAACGAATTTGAGCGGCTCAATTATATGATCAACTCTTTTACTTCTAATTACTATTTCAATATTTTTCCTGCACAAACCAAAGGTCACGAACTCTTTAAGCAATTAAGAAATAGTTTTCAAATAAATCATTTATACACCAATACAAAAGAAACTCTTTTTAGCCTTTTTAAATATGAAGAAAATATCATTACAAAAAGAGACAGCTTATTACTATTAGTCTTAACCTTATATACGGTTGTTTGTGGCATATTCAGTATGAACCTCTTTACCCATGATTTAAAAGGGACGATCCATTGGGATCATTTCAAGTCATATAATCCTTTCGAATATTTCACTGTTTTTATTGTATTTAGTGGAATCATTACAGTATTTTTTCTTGGCCTGCAAAGTTTGTATCAAGGGTTGCAGAAGCGGAGAAGCCGTCAAAGGTGGGTTCGAGAAAGTGTCTTAATAAATAAAAAAGATAAACTTTATTGATTAATGCTGTTTTTTGAAACCCTATCCTTTATATTGTAGGTAGTATGTTATCAATAAGGAGATTGTATGATTAGAACCATTGCAGTAACCAATAGCTATGAAATTGTTAGAGACATTGACATCTCTCAACTCGTCAACGGAGATTATCAATGGTATTGGATTGATTTTCATGAACCAACAAATGAAGAAATTGAATTTCTAAGGACCCCTCTTTCTTTCCATCCGCTTGCCATTGAGGATTGTATTCATCAATTGCAAAGACCAAAGCTAGACTATTATGAAAACTATACTTTTTTTGTCACGCAGGCATTAAATCAACAAACCATCACAAAGGAAGAGCTTGATATCTTTCTTGGTGAAAGGTATGTAATTACCTTTCACCACAACCCATCCTCTGAAATTGATGAGGTATGGAGAAGGTTAACTCTTTCAACAAGCATTGAGAAATGGGACCCTTCCCATGTTTTATATTATGTACTTGATAAAATGGTCGATAATTATTTTCCACTCGTCTATCAAATTGAAGATATGTTAAATGAAATTGATGAGAATTCGAAAAAAAGAACAATGGAAGAATTATTAGAAGTTTTATTTGATACAAGACACCATCTTCTTTCTTTAAGGCATACGATCACACCTATGCGGGATCTTATCTATAGAATCTTAAACTCTCAAAGGGTGACTTTTATAAGAGGAAGAAACGAATACTTTTCAGATATTCATGACCATTTGTTAAAATTAACAGAGATGATTGAAGCCAATCGGGAATTAACAACAGATATTCGTGATAGCTATATTTCAATTAATTCTCATCAGACGAACCATGTCATGAAGGTCCTTACCGTTATAACAACCATTTTCATGCCGCTTACTTTTATTGCTGGCTTGTACGGCATGAATTTCCACTACATGCCAGAGTTAACTTGGAAATACGGCTATTTTGCCACCCTCCTTGTAATGGTACTAGTGGGAATTGGAATGTCCATTTGGTTTAATAAGAAGGGCTGGTTTAAATAAATACCATCCCAACAAAAAAGCGAGCGACTTATTCAGTCGTTCGCTTTTTTCTATTTCCATTCTTCATATGCCACGGTTCCACCGGTTAAGTCGATGGTATTTCGTTCTCCCTTATAATAAGTCTTTCCATCTTTTTTATAAATTAAATTGTCATACGTATACACCTTTTGACCATTTGGCAGCTCTATTACGACCTTCTGCCCTAATTTTTCTGATGGTGCTTCTATTTTTATCGAACTTTGATCATAATAGTGAAAGAAAATAATACCTGCGGCAATAATCAAGCTCATTAGAATGAAAAAGAATAGACCCTTCCAAGAAAATTGCATTGGCTTTTGATTATATAGTTCAACTCTGGTCAACTTTTTCTCCTCCGTTAATTTTCCTAGTCGAATAAATCATTACATTTATACCCACTTTTTCATTTCCTTACTCCTAGGAAAAAATGAATACATGTTACTCTATGCAACCACTTAAAAAATATTGCCTTCATACTGGGATTAAATACATCATTTTCTAAATTTATGTATAATAAGAATGAAGATTCTGAAAGGAGCAAGTGCAATGACAAATACATATACAGAGGACACATTACATTTAATCAAAGAGCTAGTCTCCATCCCAAGTCCCTCTGGTAATACGAATGAAGTGATTACCTTTGTTGAAAAATTTCTTGCGGAGTTACAAATTACTACTTATAGAAACCGCAAAGGCGGTCTAATTGCTTCAATTGACGGGAAAGATTCCAGCAAGCATCGTATGCTTACAGCACATGTTGACACGCTTGGTGCGATGGTAAAGGAAATTAAATCAAATGGCAGATTAAAAATTGATTTGATTGGAGGATTTAAATATAACTCGATAGAAGGCGAATACTGCCAAATTGAAACAAGCAATGGAAAGAAATTTACTGGCACTATTTTAATGCATCAAACATCCGTCCATGTGTATAAAGATGCTGGAAAAGCAGAACGAAATCAGGATAATATGGAAATTCGTATTGATGAAAAAGTCACTAATGCCGAGGAAGTTCGTGCCCTTGGAATTGAAGTCGGTGACTTCGTCTCATTTGACCCACGTGTAGAAATAACACCAAGCGGATATATTAAATCACGCCATTTGGATGATAAAGCAAGTGTTGGCATTCTTCTTCAATTAATCAAGCAAATTAAAAAAGAAAACTTAACCTTACCGTATACCACTCATTTTCTGATCTCAAATAATGAGGAAATCGGATACGGAGGCAACTCCAATATTACACCTGAAACGGTTGAATACTTAGCAGTGGATATGGGAGCTATGGGGGACGGACAATCAACCGATGAATATACCGTGTCCATATGTGTGAAGGATGCAAGTGGTCCCTATCATTATGAAATGAGAAAAAACTTAGTTCGTCTAGCACAGGAGAATAATATTGGGTACAAACTTGATATTTATCCGTATTATGGTTCAGATGCATCAGCTGCGATCCGCTCTGGTCATGATATTGTCCATGGATTAATTGGTCCTGGAATTGATTCATCTCACGCTTTTGAACGTACACATCAATCATCCATCGAAAATACAGCTAAGCTTCTCTACCATTACGTACAATCCTACTTAGTTCTTTAAAATGGTTACAGGTAAAGGCCAAGTGTTCACCACTTAGCCTTTTTTCTATCGAATTTTCTAATTAAATAATGAAAATTTAATTGTATCCTCATCTTATTTTAATGTTTAAAAAGGCAAATCGCATTATGATAAGTAAGTTCAAATTTTTCAATGGGGTTGAACCACCATGTTCAATAAATTTAAAGTTATCTTTTCAAATCAAAAGCTTAAATGGTTTGGACGCTTTGTCTATTATTTTCTAATTCTACTTTTATTATTTTTCATGTATGGATTTAATGACGCAAGCGCCGGCACCTATATTTACAATGATTTTTAATAGGAGGCAGCTCTACCATGAAACTTTTACATCACATTAGAAACATTGCACATATACAGCCAAACAGTATTGCTTATATCACACCAAACCAGGAAATCACCTATGGAGAACTTTGGGATCAATCTGAGAGGGTTGCTGCCTTCATAAAAAAACAAACATTAGAAAAGCAATTACCAATCCTACTTTACGGTCATATGGATGTATCCTTAGTCGTCTCATTTTTGGGAAGTGTAAAAGCAGGGCATCCCTATATCCCGGTGGACATATCTATCCCGCCTGAGAGGATTAATCATATCATCACAAGTGCGAAACCAGGGTTAATCATCAATACAACAAATCAACTATTACCTTTTAATGACTGCAATGTCAGAACAATAGCATTTGAACAGATTCTGGTTGACCTTCCCGCAAC comes from the Neobacillus sp. PS2-9 genome and includes:
- the corA gene encoding magnesium/cobalt transporter CorA, which produces MIRTIAVTNSYEIVRDIDISQLVNGDYQWYWIDFHEPTNEEIEFLRTPLSFHPLAIEDCIHQLQRPKLDYYENYTFFVTQALNQQTITKEELDIFLGERYVITFHHNPSSEIDEVWRRLTLSTSIEKWDPSHVLYYVLDKMVDNYFPLVYQIEDMLNEIDENSKKRTMEELLEVLFDTRHHLLSLRHTITPMRDLIYRILNSQRVTFIRGRNEYFSDIHDHLLKLTEMIEANRELTTDIRDSYISINSHQTNHVMKVLTVITTIFMPLTFIAGLYGMNFHYMPELTWKYGYFATLLVMVLVGIGMSIWFNKKGWFK
- a CDS encoding M42 family metallopeptidase, giving the protein MTNTYTEDTLHLIKELVSIPSPSGNTNEVITFVEKFLAELQITTYRNRKGGLIASIDGKDSSKHRMLTAHVDTLGAMVKEIKSNGRLKIDLIGGFKYNSIEGEYCQIETSNGKKFTGTILMHQTSVHVYKDAGKAERNQDNMEIRIDEKVTNAEEVRALGIEVGDFVSFDPRVEITPSGYIKSRHLDDKASVGILLQLIKQIKKENLTLPYTTHFLISNNEEIGYGGNSNITPETVEYLAVDMGAMGDGQSTDEYTVSICVKDASGPYHYEMRKNLVRLAQENNIGYKLDIYPYYGSDASAAIRSGHDIVHGLIGPGIDSSHAFERTHQSSIENTAKLLYHYVQSYLVL
- the dltX gene encoding teichoic acid D-Ala incorporation-associated protein DltX; its protein translation is MFNKFKVIFSNQKLKWFGRFVYYFLILLLLFFMYGFNDASAGTYIYNDF